One Hippocampus zosterae strain Florida chromosome 21, ASM2543408v3, whole genome shotgun sequence genomic region harbors:
- the LOC127593681 gene encoding zinc finger protein 799-like isoform X1: MLYFSEAGPPLSTLRQLVPPLRLCSAAMWQLAKQKDVMNYQKLQEFVYAVTEAVPGLMNNKQRVQLILGLRARLILELCKGTVRGSVDSRMIHSHLEKFPVTPDSDGDMKAAESTFVSLVQSLLKDPAERAYFFKEVFPVEYGRKYDAALHVLLWELLSKLEKLLPVPDLKQTAAWLGSAPAVLDQCLQSTPEELAELFEHCKAAGLLKMQHGPSSAVGSCIMSALSIPPSQKANIAQGSYSTHNPSDVPYPEQYSVVTVYTEVEVQDTPAEAQTDFYQVEVTPGEEAAGETLDVAKALETLSKTFALRKETLENDSASNGQFAIQDVFGEADVDVQTDAEAKDSSAEDNATINATQLPVCEHSSIPLMDASTGCVGADRPVASSVIAIKGSDQGDSDEMTSIIFTCSRCPFHQSDDNSPPHFHMQRVRTEDYRKLSGSHEAPIPSESDEIYTSIKLFPKGDAAPPDDPSADDEGSASPRQAAGRPKALACETCGRTFTRTSDVRRHQLTHTGERPFRCSQCDRTFQHSWDLTKHQGKSHAAAVSFACSSCRASFANLRALTDHHKRRHSDGGRLPRICSICSRGFASAGELLEHRKSHVLRRYVCPQCGEGFDSLPARALHRQAHRTKRQFKCPHCEKTYTRRSDVKRHMSAHTGERPHQCGQCGKRFSLRFMLVKHLRVHTGERPFQCSHCAKRFTLASVLARHERMHTGEKPFLCSQCGKAFLSRGELSKHHRSHGDERPFGCSLCDKRFKSKKTQQEHLVSHTGARPYPCAYCGKGFAKPSALTRHHLMHTGERPFPCGYCDKSFLTRGEAQLHRRVHTGERPYACDACDLGFKSSSELAWHKRRHSDAAKPDCDRCQKTFSSRAKLKKHMQTHAEHIAD; the protein is encoded by the exons atgttgtatttttcagAAGCCGGCCCACCCTTGTCCACCTTGCGCCAACTGGTGCCCCCTTTGCGGCTGTGCTCGGCCGCCATGTGGCAGCTGGCAAAGCAGAAAGATGTGATGAACTACCAGAAACTTCAGGAGTTTGTGTATGCTGTGACTGAGGCGGTGCCTGGGCTGATGAACAACAAGCAGAGAGTCCAGCTCATCCTGGGCCTAAGAGCGAGG CTGATCCTAGAGCTGTGCAAAGGCACTGTCCGGGGTTCTGTGGACTCTCGGATGATCCACAGCCACTTGGAGAAATTCCCAGTAACTCCAGAT AGCGACGGCGACATGAAAGCAGCCGAGTCCACTTTTGTCTCTCTGGTTCAGAGCCTCCTGAAGGATCCGGCGGAACGAGCTTACTTCTTTAAG GAGGTGTTCCCTGTAGAATATGGAAGAAAGTATGATGCGGCCCTACACGTGTTACTTTGGGAGCTGCTCTCAAAATTAGAGAAGCTGCTTCCAGTACCAGACCTCAAGCAG ACGGCAGCCTGGCTGGGCTCGGCTCCCGCCGTTTTGGATCAATGCCTCCAGTCCACACCGGAAGAGCTGGCAGAGCTCTTTGAGCACTGCAAGGCTGCCGggcttttaaaaatgcaac ACGGTCCCTCGTCCGCCGTGGGCAGCTGCATCATGTCCGCACTGTCCATTCCACCCTCCCAAAAAGCAAACATCGCCCAGGGTTCGTATTCTACGCACAACCCCTCCGACGTCCCCTATCCCGAGCAGTACAGCGTGGTGACGGTCTACACCGAGGTGGAGGTCCAAGACACGCCAGCTGAAGCTCAGACGGATTTCTACCAAGTGGAAGTGACGCCCGGCGAAGAAGCCGCGGGCGAGACCTTGGATGTGGCCAAAGCATTGGAGACGCTGAGCAAAACGTTTGCGCTGAGAAAGGAGACTCTTGAAAACGACTCGGCGAGCAACGGCCAATTTGCAATTCAAGATGTCTTTGGGGAGGCCGACGTTGACGTCCAGACCGACGCTGAAGCGAAGGACTCTTCCGCAGAAGACAACGCAACCATAAATGCCACGCAACTTCCTGTGTGCGAACATTCATCAATTCCACTGATGGACGCCTCCACTGGCTG CGTTGGAGCTGACCGACCAGTCGCCTCGTCTGTGATCGCCATTAAGGGAAGTGACCAAG GCGATTCCGATGAGATGACGTCCATCATCTTCACGTGCTCGCGGTGCCCCTTCCACCAGTCGGACGACAACAGCCCGCCGCACTTTCACATGCAGAGAGTTCGCACCGAGGACTACCGCAAGCTCTCGGGATCCCACGAGGCCCCGATTCCGTCGGAATCGGATGAAATCTACACGTCCATTAAGCTTTTTCCCAAAGGAGACGCGGCGCCGCCCGACGACCCGTCGGCGGACGACGAGGGCTCGGCGAGCCCCCGCCAGGCCGCCGGCAGGCCAAAAGCCCTGGCGTGCGAGACGTGCGGCAGGACGTTCACGCGCACGTCGGACGTGCGGCGCCACCAGCTGACCCACACGGGCGAGCGGCCCTTCCGCTGCTCGCAGTGCGATCGCACCTTCCAGCACTCCTGGGACCTGACCAAGCACCAGGGCAAGTCGCACGCCGCCGCCGTCTCCTTCGCCTGTTCCTCGTGCCGGGCGTCCTTCGCCAACCTGCGCGCGCTGACCGACCACCACAAGCGCCGGCACTCGGACGGCGGCCGCCTGCCGCGCATCTGCTCCATCTGCAGCCGCGgcttcgcctcggccggcgagCTGCTGGAGCACAGGAAGTCGCACGTGCTCAGGCGCTACGTCTGCCCGCAGTGCGGCGAGGGCTTCGACTCGCTGCCGGCGCGCGCGCTCCACCGGCAGGCGCATCGGACGAAGCGGCAATTCAAGTGCCCGCACTGCGAGAAGACGTACACGCGGCGCTCGGACGTCAAGCGGCACATGTCGGCGCACACGGGCGAGCGGCCTCACCAGTGCGGCCAGTGCGGCAAGCGCTTCTCGCTGCGCTTTATGCTAGTCAAGCACCTGCGCGTCCACACGGGCGAGCGGCCATTCCAGTGCTCGCACTGCGCCAAGAGGTTCACCCTGGCGTCGGTGCTGGCGCGCCACGAGCGGAtgcacacgggcgagaagcccttCCTGTGCTCCCAGTGCGGCAAGGCCTTCCTGTCGCGGGGCGAGCTCTCCAAACATCACCGCTCGCACGGCGACGAGCGACCCTTCGGCTGCTCGCTGTGCGACAAGCGCTTCAAGAGCAAGAAGACGCAGCAGGAGCACCTGGTCTCGCACACGGGCGCCCGCCCGTACCCCTGCGCCTACTGCGGCAAGGGCTTCGCCAAGCCCTCGGCGCTCACCCGACACCACCTCATGCACACGGGCGAGAGGCCCTTCCCCTGCGGCTACTGCGACAAGTCCTTCCTCACGCGCGGCGAGGCGCAGCTGCACCGCCGCGTGCACACGGGCGAGCGGCCGTACGCCTGCGACGCCTGCGACCTCGGCTTCAAGAGCTCGTCCGAGCTGGCGTGGCACAAGCGCCGCCATTCGGACGCCGCCAAGCCCGACTGCGATCGCTGTCAGAAGACCTTCTCGTCCCGGGCCAAACTCAAGAAACACATGCAGACTCACGCGGAGCACATCGCTGACTGa
- the LOC127593681 gene encoding zinc finger protein 799-like isoform X2, translated as MNQAGPPLSTLRQLVPPLRLCSAAMWQLAKQKDVMNYQKLQEFVYAVTEAVPGLMNNKQRVQLILGLRARLILELCKGTVRGSVDSRMIHSHLEKFPVTPDSDGDMKAAESTFVSLVQSLLKDPAERAYFFKEVFPVEYGRKYDAALHVLLWELLSKLEKLLPVPDLKQTAAWLGSAPAVLDQCLQSTPEELAELFEHCKAAGLLKMQHGPSSAVGSCIMSALSIPPSQKANIAQGSYSTHNPSDVPYPEQYSVVTVYTEVEVQDTPAEAQTDFYQVEVTPGEEAAGETLDVAKALETLSKTFALRKETLENDSASNGQFAIQDVFGEADVDVQTDAEAKDSSAEDNATINATQLPVCEHSSIPLMDASTGCVGADRPVASSVIAIKGSDQGDSDEMTSIIFTCSRCPFHQSDDNSPPHFHMQRVRTEDYRKLSGSHEAPIPSESDEIYTSIKLFPKGDAAPPDDPSADDEGSASPRQAAGRPKALACETCGRTFTRTSDVRRHQLTHTGERPFRCSQCDRTFQHSWDLTKHQGKSHAAAVSFACSSCRASFANLRALTDHHKRRHSDGGRLPRICSICSRGFASAGELLEHRKSHVLRRYVCPQCGEGFDSLPARALHRQAHRTKRQFKCPHCEKTYTRRSDVKRHMSAHTGERPHQCGQCGKRFSLRFMLVKHLRVHTGERPFQCSHCAKRFTLASVLARHERMHTGEKPFLCSQCGKAFLSRGELSKHHRSHGDERPFGCSLCDKRFKSKKTQQEHLVSHTGARPYPCAYCGKGFAKPSALTRHHLMHTGERPFPCGYCDKSFLTRGEAQLHRRVHTGERPYACDACDLGFKSSSELAWHKRRHSDAAKPDCDRCQKTFSSRAKLKKHMQTHAEHIAD; from the exons ATGAACC AAGCCGGCCCACCCTTGTCCACCTTGCGCCAACTGGTGCCCCCTTTGCGGCTGTGCTCGGCCGCCATGTGGCAGCTGGCAAAGCAGAAAGATGTGATGAACTACCAGAAACTTCAGGAGTTTGTGTATGCTGTGACTGAGGCGGTGCCTGGGCTGATGAACAACAAGCAGAGAGTCCAGCTCATCCTGGGCCTAAGAGCGAGG CTGATCCTAGAGCTGTGCAAAGGCACTGTCCGGGGTTCTGTGGACTCTCGGATGATCCACAGCCACTTGGAGAAATTCCCAGTAACTCCAGAT AGCGACGGCGACATGAAAGCAGCCGAGTCCACTTTTGTCTCTCTGGTTCAGAGCCTCCTGAAGGATCCGGCGGAACGAGCTTACTTCTTTAAG GAGGTGTTCCCTGTAGAATATGGAAGAAAGTATGATGCGGCCCTACACGTGTTACTTTGGGAGCTGCTCTCAAAATTAGAGAAGCTGCTTCCAGTACCAGACCTCAAGCAG ACGGCAGCCTGGCTGGGCTCGGCTCCCGCCGTTTTGGATCAATGCCTCCAGTCCACACCGGAAGAGCTGGCAGAGCTCTTTGAGCACTGCAAGGCTGCCGggcttttaaaaatgcaac ACGGTCCCTCGTCCGCCGTGGGCAGCTGCATCATGTCCGCACTGTCCATTCCACCCTCCCAAAAAGCAAACATCGCCCAGGGTTCGTATTCTACGCACAACCCCTCCGACGTCCCCTATCCCGAGCAGTACAGCGTGGTGACGGTCTACACCGAGGTGGAGGTCCAAGACACGCCAGCTGAAGCTCAGACGGATTTCTACCAAGTGGAAGTGACGCCCGGCGAAGAAGCCGCGGGCGAGACCTTGGATGTGGCCAAAGCATTGGAGACGCTGAGCAAAACGTTTGCGCTGAGAAAGGAGACTCTTGAAAACGACTCGGCGAGCAACGGCCAATTTGCAATTCAAGATGTCTTTGGGGAGGCCGACGTTGACGTCCAGACCGACGCTGAAGCGAAGGACTCTTCCGCAGAAGACAACGCAACCATAAATGCCACGCAACTTCCTGTGTGCGAACATTCATCAATTCCACTGATGGACGCCTCCACTGGCTG CGTTGGAGCTGACCGACCAGTCGCCTCGTCTGTGATCGCCATTAAGGGAAGTGACCAAG GCGATTCCGATGAGATGACGTCCATCATCTTCACGTGCTCGCGGTGCCCCTTCCACCAGTCGGACGACAACAGCCCGCCGCACTTTCACATGCAGAGAGTTCGCACCGAGGACTACCGCAAGCTCTCGGGATCCCACGAGGCCCCGATTCCGTCGGAATCGGATGAAATCTACACGTCCATTAAGCTTTTTCCCAAAGGAGACGCGGCGCCGCCCGACGACCCGTCGGCGGACGACGAGGGCTCGGCGAGCCCCCGCCAGGCCGCCGGCAGGCCAAAAGCCCTGGCGTGCGAGACGTGCGGCAGGACGTTCACGCGCACGTCGGACGTGCGGCGCCACCAGCTGACCCACACGGGCGAGCGGCCCTTCCGCTGCTCGCAGTGCGATCGCACCTTCCAGCACTCCTGGGACCTGACCAAGCACCAGGGCAAGTCGCACGCCGCCGCCGTCTCCTTCGCCTGTTCCTCGTGCCGGGCGTCCTTCGCCAACCTGCGCGCGCTGACCGACCACCACAAGCGCCGGCACTCGGACGGCGGCCGCCTGCCGCGCATCTGCTCCATCTGCAGCCGCGgcttcgcctcggccggcgagCTGCTGGAGCACAGGAAGTCGCACGTGCTCAGGCGCTACGTCTGCCCGCAGTGCGGCGAGGGCTTCGACTCGCTGCCGGCGCGCGCGCTCCACCGGCAGGCGCATCGGACGAAGCGGCAATTCAAGTGCCCGCACTGCGAGAAGACGTACACGCGGCGCTCGGACGTCAAGCGGCACATGTCGGCGCACACGGGCGAGCGGCCTCACCAGTGCGGCCAGTGCGGCAAGCGCTTCTCGCTGCGCTTTATGCTAGTCAAGCACCTGCGCGTCCACACGGGCGAGCGGCCATTCCAGTGCTCGCACTGCGCCAAGAGGTTCACCCTGGCGTCGGTGCTGGCGCGCCACGAGCGGAtgcacacgggcgagaagcccttCCTGTGCTCCCAGTGCGGCAAGGCCTTCCTGTCGCGGGGCGAGCTCTCCAAACATCACCGCTCGCACGGCGACGAGCGACCCTTCGGCTGCTCGCTGTGCGACAAGCGCTTCAAGAGCAAGAAGACGCAGCAGGAGCACCTGGTCTCGCACACGGGCGCCCGCCCGTACCCCTGCGCCTACTGCGGCAAGGGCTTCGCCAAGCCCTCGGCGCTCACCCGACACCACCTCATGCACACGGGCGAGAGGCCCTTCCCCTGCGGCTACTGCGACAAGTCCTTCCTCACGCGCGGCGAGGCGCAGCTGCACCGCCGCGTGCACACGGGCGAGCGGCCGTACGCCTGCGACGCCTGCGACCTCGGCTTCAAGAGCTCGTCCGAGCTGGCGTGGCACAAGCGCCGCCATTCGGACGCCGCCAAGCCCGACTGCGATCGCTGTCAGAAGACCTTCTCGTCCCGGGCCAAACTCAAGAAACACATGCAGACTCACGCGGAGCACATCGCTGACTGa
- the washc3 gene encoding WASH complex subunit 3 gives MDEDGLPIVGSGVDLTKVPAIQQRRIVAFLNQFIVHTVRFLNNFSTVCEEKLANISLRIQQIETTLCILEAKLSSIPGLEDVTVDAVVHPQGVQINGTAASDQGPTGSPQAVTLPPPEPSHNASDDVTTPKSEDVNIMTVAKDPRYARYLKMVQVGVPVMAIRNKMSMEGLDPDLLDKPDAPVPDSGGKTGEDLDTNASDSESSFSD, from the exons ATGGATGAGGACGGACTTCCGATTGTGGGCTCTGGAGTTGATCTGACGAAG GTTCCTGCCATTCAACAGAGAAGAATTGTTGCTTTTCTCAATCAGTTCATCGTCCACACGGTTCGCTTCCTCAACAACTTCTCTACAGTGTGTGAAGAG AAACTTGCCAACATATCCCTGCGCATCCAGCAGATCGAGACCACGCTGTGTATCTTGGAAGCCAAG CTGTCCTCCATCCCTGGACTGGAGGACGTCACGGTCGACGCAGTCGTACATCCCCAGGGTGTTCAGATCAATGGAACTGCCGCTTCTGATCAGGGTCCCACAGGCAGTCCACAAGCTGTGACGCTTCCTCCTCCTGAG CCGTCTCACAATGCCTCAGACGATGTGACGACGCCTAAATCTGAGGATGTGAATATCATGACGGTGGCCAAGGATCCACGCTATGCCAGATATCTGAAGATGGTGCAAGTG GGTGTTCCCGTCATGGCCATCCGGAATAAAATGAGCATGGAAGGGTTGGATCCGGACTTGCTGGA CAAGCCCGATGCCCCCGTGCCAGACTCGGGAGGCAAAACCGGAGAGGACCTCGATACGAATGCTTCGGATAGCGAGTCGTCCTTCAGCGACTGA
- the mcat gene encoding malonyl-CoA-acyl carrier protein transacylase, mitochondrial, with amino-acid sequence MLASLVVASVRKLRPRFPRHRALSTIQPGNGSPPSLEETSAEQRSWKDPGDRSVLLFPGQGSQFVGMGRGLLRYPNVGEMFEAAQEILGYDLLSLCLNGPEEELSKTVHCQPAVFVTSLAAVEKLNHQNPKAIETCVAAAGFSVGEFAALVFSGAMTFAQALYAVKVRAEAMQRASELVPSGMLSVTGKSQAQYKHACLLAKEHCRGLGVEEPVCAVATYLFPDGRVIAGHRQALDFLQQNARRLHFLRTKMLPVSGAFHTELMSGAVEPLKDVLRQLEVHRPEISVYSNVDGKRYMSDGHVRRQLTQQLTAPVKWEQTLHEMFERARGQRFPRVYEVGPGRQLGATLQRCNRKAFDGYAHVHPADDDER; translated from the exons ATGTTGGCGTCACTGGTTGTAGCGTCCGTTCGCAAGCTCCGACCGCGGTTCCCCCGGCACAGGGCGCTCTCCACCATTCAGCCGGGGAATGGCTCACCTCCTTCCCTGGAGGAGACCTCCGCTGAGCAGAGATCCTGGAAGGACCCCGGGGACCGCTCCGTGCTCCTTTTCCCCGGCCAGGGCAGCCAGTTTGTGGGCATGGGTCGTGGGCTTTTGCGGTACCCCAACGTCGGAGAGATGTTCGAGGCGGCCCAGGAGATCCTCGGCTACGACCTGCTGTCATTGTGCCTGAACGGTCCCGAGGAGGAGCTGAGCAAGACGGTTCACTGCCAGCCGGCGGTGTTCGTCACTTCACTGGCGGCCGTGGAGAAGCTCAACCACCAAAACCCGAAA GCCATCGAGACGTGCGTCGCCGCCGCCGGCTTCAGCGTGGGCGAGTTCGCCGCGCTCGTCTTCTCCGGCGCCATGACCTTTGCCCAAG ctcTGTACGCCGTGAAGGTGCGCGCCGAGGCCATGCAGCGGGCGTCAGAACTGGTGCCCAGCGGGATGCTGTCGGTGACGGGCAAATCTCAGGCGCAGTACAAGCACGCCTGCCTGCTGGCCAAGGAGCACTGCCGCGGTCTGGGTGTGGAGGAGCCCGTGTGCGCCGTGGCCACCTACCTCTTCCCTGACGGCAGGGTGATCGCCGGACACCGCCAGGCTCTCGACTTCCTGCAGCAAAACGCCAGGCGGTTGCACTTCCTCAGAACCAAAATGCTGCCCGTCAGCGGCGCCTTTCACACGGAGCTCATGAGCGGTGCCGTCGAGCCCCTCAAAGATGTTCTGCGGCAGTTGGAG GTGCACCGTCCTGAGATCAGCGTGTACTCCAACGTGGACGGCAAGCGCTACATGAGCGACGGCCACGTGCGACGCCAGCTGACGCAGCAGCTCACGGCGCCCGTCAAGTGGGAGCAGACGCTGCACGAGATGTTCGAGCGGGCGCGCGGCCAGCGATTCCCCCGCGTTTACGAGGTCGGGCCCGGCCGGCAGCTGGGCGCCACGCTGCAGCGATGCAACCGCAAGGCCTTTGACGGCTACGCGCACGTCCACCCGGCCGACGATGACGAACGCTGA
- the LOC127593697 gene encoding tetraspanin-7-like — MSSPPPRQLPSARPSPSRHAAERDSEQLAVRRLPPPRSLLTPPPYPRRASAIPGYLLPPYQEREDRRRLSSPPEISWAPPAPPPPPPVATPVAPRRRALGVMHLLRLGLVAFSCLFWAAGLALFTLGVWAQISLADFMLLSANRYPNAPVILLLTGAAVTVWGFLGCLGAAANLPYVLRAYGFFQLAALVAGLAGGLCGLFYREDIAGGFRSGLQRAVAGYAEDEGRADALDSLQRALRCCGAEGWRDWLTSDWALQRVTFPPNENGTLGSLPDSCCRRRKGCRNRPLPSEDEGGVVAAGVHPHGCFRKVFSLVNDNVFHIAATVLGLAFAQVGGIALACLLASRLAPRQRVVAN, encoded by the coding sequence ATGAGCTCGCCACCGCCTCGCCAGTTGCCCTCCGCCCGGCCGAGCCCCAGCAGGCACGCCGCCGAGCGGGACAGCGAGCAGCTAGCCGTCCGGAGGCTGCCCCCCCCACGGAGCCTTCTCACGCCGCCCCCTTATCCTCGCCGCGCCTCCGCCATCCCCGGCTACCTGCTGCCCCCCTACCAGGAGCGGGAGGACCGCCGTCGTCTCTCCTCCCCTCCCGAGATCTCCTGGGCCCcccccgctcctcctcctcctcctcccgtggCCACCCCCGTGGCTCCTCGCCGCCGAGCGCTGGGCGTCATGCACCTCCTCCGTTTGGGTCTTGTCGCCTTCAGCTGCCTGTTCTGGGCGGCCGGCTTGGCTCTCTTCACGCTGGGCGTGTGGGCGCAGATTTCCCTGGCCGACTTCATGCTGCTGTCGGCCAACCGCTACCCCAACGCGCCCGTCATCCTGCTGCTCACCGGCGCCGCCGTCACCGTCTGGGGCTTCCTCGGTTGTCTCGGGGCCGCGGCCAACCTCCCGTACGTGCTGAGGGCCTACGGCTTCTTCCAGCTGGCCGCGCTCGTGGCGGGCTTGGCCGGCGGACTCTGCGGTCTCTTCTACCGGGAGGACATCGCCGGAGGCTTTCGCAGCGGCCTGCAGCGGGCCGTGGCCGGATACGCGGAGGACGAAGGTCGGGCCGACGCGCTGGATAGCCTGCAGAGGGCGCTGCGCTGCTGCGGCGCGGAAGGATGGCGCGACTGGCTGACTTCGGACTGGGCCCTCCAGCGCGTGACCTTCCCGCCCAACGAGAACGGCACCCTGGGGTCCTTGCCGGACAGCTGCTGCAGGCGTCGCAAAGGCTGCAGGAACAGGCCGCTGCCCTCGGAGGACGAGGGCGGCGTGGTCGCCGCCGGCGTTCACCCTCACGGGTGCTTCCGGAAAGTCTTCAGCTTGGTCAACGACAACGTGTTCCACATCGCCGCCACCGTGCTGGGCTTGGCCTTCGCCCAAGTCGGCGGCATCGCTCTGGCGTGTCTTTTAGCTAGCCGGCTGGCGCCACGGCAACGCGTGGTGGCgaattga
- the def6c gene encoding differentially expressed in FDCP 6 homolog has translation MGAEIFKQNMDFKSELLKSIWYAFTSLDVEKCGKVSKSQLKVLSHNLYTVLNIPHDPVALEEHFQDDDDGPVSNHGYMPYLNKYILDKVKEGTFDKEKFDDLCWTMTMKKNRKGPLPEGALLSERNCFRLFCLFNLLSEDRYPLVMIAPEVEYLLKKICSAMSQEWDGKPLEDLLSRSPAPHEDGLSVWSFLEHMDAGRLLRVTSAEAFSLALHEVFLEMYHNVLKRGYMWKKGHVRRNWTERWFVLKPSSMAYYVGEDLKDKRGEIQLDKTCVVEPIPDREGKRCLFCVKTHNKTYEMSASDQRQKVEWTQAVQTALRLQSEGKASLHRELKAKRRVQRELSQRERSCSARSSCSSQSEDSGTLEAEPTDKDRQDLDIENIIQHARELETRRREVEQQERRKQREVQMELERQLEEAQMMRESMRAEMQERAKEAEQQRQRIQELEVTQRKMEAALNMEIQARMEEERARQELERLLEAEEEKKRQFQLLQEQQQRVLRSSDEDGDAPAVDHNADLRAPDALQSASLELQDLRASRQRSHQHLEEVQEKLRNASQHVRHWNVQLNRLMKPIGPGDRLERRPTKHSCPKKEGALASNEFISKFTIQGTRSSNAPAEYRDTLEESMEAAHLSDDSEDATETSNGTI, from the exons ATGGGGGCGGaaattttcaaacaaaacatggaCTTTAAATCGGAGCTGCTCAAGTCCATCTGGTACGCCTTCACCTCGCTGGATGTGGAGAAGTGCGGAAAAGTGTCCAAATCTCAGCTGAAG GTGCTTTCCCACAACCTGTATACGGTGCTGAACATCCCGCACGACCCCGTGGCCTTGGAGGAGCACTTCCAGGACGACGATGACGGGCCCGTGTCCAATCACGGCTACATGCCTTACCTCAATAAATACATCCTGGATAAG GTGAAAGAGGGCACGTTCGACAAGGAAAAGTTTGACGACCTGTGCTGGACGATGACCATGAAGAAGAACCGAAAGGGGCCCTTGCCAGAGGGGGCGCTGCTCTCCGAGAGGAACTGCTTCAGGCTCTTCTGCCTCTTCAACCTGCTCTCCGAAGACCGCTACCCGCTGGTCATGATCGCGCCGGAG GTGGAGTATCTGCTCAAGAAAATCTGCAGCGCCATGAGTCAGGAGTGGGACGGCAAGCCCCTGGAGGACCTGCTCTCCCGGAGCCCCGCGCCGCACGAGGACGGCCTGTCCGTCTGGAGCTTCCTGGAGCACATGGACGCCGGACGCCTGCTGCGCGTCACCAGCGCCGAGGCCTTCAGCCTGGCCTTGCACGAGGTCTTCCTGGAGATGTACCACAACGTCCTGAAGCGG GGCTACATGTGGAAAAAGGGCCACGTGCGGCGGAACTGGACCGAGCGCTGGTTCGTGCTCAAGCCGTCGTCCATGGCCTACTACGTGGGCGAGGACCTGAAAGACAAGCGGGGAGAGATCCAGCTGGACAAGACCTGCGTCGTCGAG CCCATTCCAGACAGAGAGGGAAAGCGTTGCCTGTTCTGCGTCAAAACTCACAACAAAACCTACGAGATGAGCGCTTCGGACCAGAGACAGAAAGTGGAGTGGACGCAAG CCGTGCAGACGGCCCTGCGTCTTCAGAGCGAGGGCAAGGCGTCGCTGCACCGCGAGCTGAAGGCCAAGAGGCGGGTGCAACGGGAGCTCAGCCAGCGGGAGCGTAGCTGCAGTGCccgcagcagctgcagcagccaATCGGAGGATTCCGGCACGCTGGAGGCGGAGCCGACCGACAAGGACCGTCAGGACCTGGACATCGAGAACATCATCCAG CACGCACGGGAACTGGAAACCCGGCGGCGGGAGGTGGAGCAGCAGGAGAGGAGAAAGCAGAGGGAGGTGCAGATGGAGCTGGAGAGACAATTGGAGGAGGCCCAGATG ATGAGGGAGAGCATGAGGGCGGAGATGCAGGAGCGGGCCAAGGAGGCCGAGCAGCAGCGTCAGAGAATCCAAGAGCTGGAGGTCACGCAGCGCAAAATGGAGGCCGCTCTCAACATGGAGATACAGGCGCggatggaggaggagagagcCAGGCAGGAGCTGGAGAG GCTGCTCGAggccgaggaggagaagaaacggCAGTTCCAGCTGCtccaggagcagcagcagcgggtCCTGCGCAGTAGCGACGAGGACGGCGACGCCCCCGCCGTGGACCACAACGCCGACCTCCGTGCCCCCGACGCCCTTCAGTCGGCCTCCCTGGAGCTCCAGGATCTGCGGGCGTCACGGCAGAGGAGCCACCAGCACTTGGAG GAAGTACAGGAGAAGCTGAGGAATGCCAGTCAACATGTCCGCCACTGGAACGTCCAATTGAACCGCCTCATGAAGCCCATCGGCCCTGGAG ACCGTTTGGAACGTCGCCCCACCAAACATTCGTGCCCCAAGAAGGAAGGCGCCCTTGCGAGCAACGAGTTCATCTCCAAGTTCACGATCCAAGGCACTCGCAGTAGCAACGCGCCCGCCGAGTACCGGGATACGCTGGAGGAAAGCATGGAAGCGGCACACCTGTCGGATGACTCGGAAGACGCGACGGAAACGTCCAACGGAACAATCTGA